Below is a genomic region from Brassica rapa cultivar Chiifu-401-42 chromosome A08, CAAS_Brap_v3.01, whole genome shotgun sequence.
TCTTGGCTATCAGATAAGGGATTTAACTTCAATATTgtatttatgtaaaaaataggttccATGATacaatgagatttttttttcttttttttctcttggaTTTAACCTAGTTTACATCGTTTGTCTCgatctaattttttataaaattggaGCAAGTCAATTCTCAAGTAGTACACCACGTGCCGATTTCCAAGGAAACTCAGCCATCACACTCCTTGGAAGACTGAATGTTTTCTAAGTCTAATAATGAAGATAGGTCTTGTATACCTAATAAGATGCTTTTCTCGAAAGTCTTTTTGgcttttctatatatattgataGCCCTCTCCTCATTTCTTTCTATCAGAAATCAGCTAGCTCGCTCTCTGAACTCTCTCTTgctattttccttttttgtaGCTACATATCATCCGCTGCTTCCACGGTTTCATTGATTTCTACGATATAATCAAGACCTAACCCTTGTTTTTCACATCAAAATGCCTTcaatacatttttcatttttggggAAGGAAGTTATTAATGCTTTAGGATGCTTGAAGTCTAATAACCAACATGATCATAAAAATTCCATCGTTTTCAAGTACAGAGCCGCTTCTGATTcctcacatatatatatactggaGCTTGACCGTGCAGATGCACGTgtgtttaatttaataaaataaacatataattttttttttacaatacaaaaatataatggtTGTACAAACATACATTCATATGGGTATTTGTTCGATTTGTAATTATGATAAATGGACTATTTTTATTCTGTGTAATTTGATGATTTCTCAATATTGTGGTAGAATACAAAaccaatcaaaaatatattatgtaacatatttgtcaatttatatttttgactatAGTAATCATTTTGATGTATTTATTTCTAAATTAGAGTaccaattattatgtttttatatattaataaatctatattttcaaaattaaatgtatcatgttttaataaaatagatatatatgtcTATAAAATTTTTGTATATGCCAAATAAATTTcacttctatttttattttttgagaaactattaaactgaaatttatttgttgtattcttataattcaaatttatatgtgtgaattatattaatcatcacattatttaatatatattttaaaaataaatttatatattttaataaaaatatctatagtttatattttgtatataaaatagaataatgatctacatgaatatataaaatttaaagtttgtagatacattttaaataaatttgtttagTTTTACTGTAAAATTTGGTTAGAGAATAATCCTGTTAGAAAATAATCGTAAGTTTCGTACTTTTggttagaaaataatttaacaaaagAAATGATTTGTAGTTAATTAATTAAGTTTGAAGTTAGGATagagaaaaatctaacaaaataaatgatttgtggtcaattaattaatagttattaattaattaaggtgattggttgggctttATCTCCatactttagttttatttgcttttaaatcactaaattttaccaGTTCTGTTGTAgcattatttttaaaagttaaagcatacatcaagtttttattaatttttaccaatcatgctttaactttatttttaaagctacagtaaaaaaaaataaggcaAATTTTTTTCATATGTATTTTAGGCATTGAATCTGTAAAATGAAAACAATTATCTATAATATCAGATAAActatataatcataatataaacttttataaatattttaattttgattttgggtgttttttaaaattattaaaatatttaaataacataaatattatttacatatcacattttaaataacaataaactttgataatatataaaatatattaatattaattattttaattgataaaaataataattttatatatacaacacatatttcacatattttttttaaaaagatctaAAGCCTATAGCTTACAGCTCTAACAAATTCAACTACAGCAAAAGTCTCTTGAGAAAAAGTATATTGTAACAACTTGACAACTACAACCAATTTATCCACATCTAAACTTCTACAGCTAAATTTTTAAAGTCACAGTCGAACCAATCATCACTGTAGTTATtagaatgaaaatatatatttctaatacttacttcacttttaataatatagatatatattaaaatagatattcTGATTATATTGCATGTATGGAGGGCGTAACAAAGATATAATATTTATTGAACAAATGGACGATCTCGTGTGGTTAAAATGATTGTTTCACATATTacgtcatttattttttttgtttttacactatagtataaatatatatattcaaaattggATTGTAAGTTACAACTGATTTATGATATGATTATTAAATGAGTGAAATATGAGAACCATGTaatgaaaaacctgcaaaaaatatgataaattagtgagaaagacatgagagaaaaagagaaattcatataaaatttggtgttttctAGTTCAAAGAAATTGGAGAGAAGTTGGAGAGTTTCAAAGTgaaaaacattacatttttgttgcggCCATttaagaagaagagagagagaatatataaaatgtttttatataatgaGATAAAAATTTCATTACCTGAAAGTCTTGTAAACCCTAAGTTTACTATTCGTCCGAGAAGACTTACCAAGAATCTTTCTACTGCATTACATGTTAATTAGAAGTAAAACTAAATAGCAACAAACACTTCATTAAATATATGATCGAGTTATAAAATTgttaatatatacaaaactaaacacataAATGTCTAAttgaattttcttaaaaaaattaagctTCTAAAATCTAACtctaaaatataaacaatactacaacatatttTACCAAACCTTAAACCAAAGACATTAATGACTTACAACCTATATTCACTCATgtatgttgaaaaaaaaatcaatttagtAAATCTAAATATTCATCATTAgaaatgtttataattacattatttcaaaaatttctccataaaaatatttttttttaatttataaattatttttaagatctaatatatgaaaaaaaaccTTTCGAAAATTCTTATAATGTAAGACTTACAAAACCACACAAGACTTCATGTGGTTATATTCTTAAAAGTGCatacatgttttttgtttggtcataagagGTTTATTGTAATTTCACTAGATTTTTGAGTTACTTTAGCATTTGATTGAATTTGTGATatacttttatatttaaaattgagTTTTAGGTCATGCTTGGCAATGTTCTCAAAATTTTGTACTTTTAAGTCTTTTTCTTAGAGCACCATTATCGACAAAATTTCtcaatttcataatattaatattttaatataaataaattgattgattaaaatttattatctaAAGCAAATCCAAACCTCTAATCTATATGCCAACACATGCAAAAAGAGTTCTCAAgaatatttaacatattttctctcctctctcttatttattatatttattttagtttttgtaaTTAGTTAAATATTCATTGGGTATCTTCAAAGAAGGTGCTTTTATATGACttggtatataatttttttcttgtcaCTGTAACTTGGTATATAATATTCAACAGTTTCCCGAGACGTGGTGACTACATATTTCATGTTAAGTATTTTCTTCGTAAGGCCATGTCCAACGGTaataaatatctaaacaaataaaacaatgaTTTGATTTGGTAAGAGctgtgattttattttatttttgctatAGAAATATTGCTGtgatatgttttgttttgactctagatttttaattttaaaagtcTTTAAACTTAGGCTATAGGTATTTGTCTTTTCAAAGCAAGTATAAAGacatgaattttaaaaagtGTTGTGGATTTAAAAAAGAGCtgtgaactttaaaaaaaaaatagaaatcaagATTAACATAGATTTATGACTGTAAATATAATTGTGGTTGTGGAAAGCATCTACACCCAATATAAAACTCAAAAAGTAGAAGAGAGGTAAAAAAGTTTTAACATCCCGTGTCTTCTTTTTGAGGTTACAAGAACCTTAAAACTATAGAAACACTTGTCACCCTTATAACCCCAGGGCTTATAACTCACCAAtcttgtttaaaaattaaatctaaataattaaaattaaacagacaaaagtaataatattttattattcactTCCTCAATTGACCATTTCTACCGTTGAGGTTGCCCTAAGCTTTTCATTGAGGTTTACACTTACTGAATTCATTGAACAATTAGGTATTATAGTCAGCTTAGCAagatatttttcattaatttatatTCTTCTCAAAGTGATTTAttcattatataattttacaaacATGACAGTGGAGCAAACCCACGACAAAGACATGATTATCATAGTACTGTCAAAACATTGAAATGGTAAAGTGATGTCCAAACATCCCTTCAGAATTAGATGACAAGTTTACacgaaaaatacatataattttcTATATGATATAAATTGTGACGTATGATATGATACCCAAATCAATGTCGTCCATGAGAATGTCCAACACCTGGGCTGTTGCCCGGATTTGTCGACCTGAAGTCTGTGGGGTGGGTGATGACCGCCTTTTGAAGAACACTACGTCGTGTATATGTGACCACAATGCTAGAATTCTCAGCCTCAGGATTCATATAAGTTGACTCAATCTCTAACGAAGTAATTTTCAAATGTCTCTCTTCTGTATACTGAATTCCATGCAAAACAGCCAATCCaaggaaaaatataaatgtagaaaCATGCTTGTTTGAAATTGCCATAGAGTCACGGACAAACGAGTAAATATAAGAATgtgtaagaaacaaaaaaaaaaatattaatgttagATACACAAGAGCATAAGATGGAAACCAGAGGAATGGGGTATTCTGTATTTATAAAGGTAATTAAAGAGTGAAGCTTTCATTGCCTAGCATTGTCTTAAATGTGGAGAAATTTTACTTCAAATAGGGAAATGATGATGTTTTATGATGTCTGAGTATATAATGTGATCCAGGTGATTCATACTTCCATATGTTTCCAACTGTGCATTTCTGCTCTCATATGTATACATGGCCCATGTATTTACACGCTCAGGTTTTTGGTCCACATGTACAGTGGATTGAGGAAAAAAGCTATTTAGATCACGGCCATAGTATGCAAAGATTCAGCTGGATTGTCGACAAGAAGGGGGCTTGGCCGGCTTAGGGTATGGGGCAAAGGGATGTCGGTTCCGGGGCCCAAAcatttttttaaccaaaataatgTTAAAGAGGagttcaaatttttaaaaataattagggATAAAGGTCCCAAAAATATATGCTGCCCATAAAtggatgtaaaaaaaattaaaaattctttTGTCCAAGGATCCATAAATACCTTGAGCCAGCCCCCTTACTGTGACAAACATGAGAATAAAACTGCATATCATAAGACAAATCTTTTAGATCTGATATTTGATTCTCCGAACGGGTTTCATACATAAGCAAAGGTTTCATTAAcgatatttgaatattttaggcagtgttttgaaacccaacccggacccgcggttgaaccggtaaacccggtgacccagaaaaaatccggtttgggttttgtgaaaaGCCCAATATTTAAAAACCCGCAAAAATCCGCAAAAACCCGGTAAAATCCGAAACCCGGTACCGGTTGAACCATCGGtcgaaccaataaataactttttacttttgcttttctagtttttaattatatttttagattatgttttatattttaaacttccaattaagaagttatgtactgacaaaaaaaaggttaggttttctttttcagttttatatttgtgtttttatattttgatgaagatttcactatgtcacctaaaaaaaataaagcgaacaatggtagagagaaccaaaattaattgacatgatttggtgttagtttattttcgttattgataatttattacaatgatctgttacttttggtttattttatatttgtagtttaattattattcacattaggcatctaaatatttaaatatttataaattttatgtttggaTTTATTTcagatgtcataactcttacgTTGTTAggaaaaattttaaatagtctaacctattttttgatattttgtatgtcaaatgaaaataaaaatataaaaactaaagttaagtattttctaaatatttttaaacataaaatatataaatatccaaactattcttttatgttttaaaaacatttagaaaatattaaactttagtttctatatttttatttacatagctgatatattattatataataaaattaattcatttatcaACCCGCGGTTCATCCGCGGTCGAACCAGTGACCCAGCAATCCGGTAAGTAGTCCGGTTCAGTGTCCtggtcgggtttaaaaacattgatttTAGGTAAATCCTTGCTTATCCTAAGTTTTCTATCTCCTAGTTTAATCTTTGTCAgcgttaaataatttttataaaataaaattcaaatttaatcATTCCGAAATCACAAACTCCaaatttattgtggtttaaaaGAAACTTGATGTTTTTCTTGTCCCATGTAtagtaattaattattttaattaaattatacatgaaaataaattttttattaatattgtagattttattattttaccaatattttaatatatatttaattttaattaaacataaaattaagataaaaatattttttcaattataaattatactaaagaatatttatgtatatattaaaattacaatCTTAGATAcattttttggttaaatatattaaatcaacttgtataataaattaatataattatttataattatcaaaaattataactaaatattatttataaaatctgtAGATATATGAAGAAACTAATTATATTACGattaaaagtttataattttcttaaaaaattgtagaattgttttaaaattttagtataaaaattgtataattataaaaaatataataaaataatatttcaaaaattttaatgtcatatttgaatatatttttaatggtgatatatgagttattacaatattctaaaaagtttaccaaaaatataaattaacaataaatGAAGTAATTGTCTATGTCATAAGACATGTCATATATTTTAGTAGCCATGTCATATTATTTAAGAAAGTGATTGTGAAAAGACGGGCGGCTAGGGCTTCTGTGGTGACTCCAATGGCGATTCTTCAGATCACAAACTTCCATTGAAGTTTTGATCTTCATCTGATCGACACGGTCTTCGGCGTGTGGATCACCCTGGCTATAGAACGCTTCTCATCACACGCTCCATCTCGTTCGATCTTACCTGGCGTATTCCTCACGGCAGCAAAGGTTGAGATTCTCATTGGAGTCTCAATCTCTTCTCCATCAAGCGGATCTGTGCGTTGCCGATCTCTCTTGATCTGCTCTCTGTGCAATATCATTGACTCCGGTTCACTGCCGTGTGATCACGTTCATTGATTTCGGTTCACTGTCGTGCAATATCAGATCTTCACGTTCACTGACGTGTG
It encodes:
- the LOC103833073 gene encoding precursor of CEP1 is translated as MAISNKHVSTFIFFLGLAVLHGIQYTEERHLKITSLEIESTYMNPEAENSSIVVTYTRRSVLQKAVITHPTDFRSTNPGNSPGVGHSHGRH